One Natator depressus isolate rNatDep1 chromosome 13, rNatDep2.hap1, whole genome shotgun sequence genomic region harbors:
- the CSTF1 gene encoding cleavage stimulation factor subunit 1 isoform X1, with product MAARTGVRRMSGRRVPSACDRRPLPRGLSNVVSPAPEPRPLRLPFLEAEAPARHSLLTMYRTKVSLKDRQQLYKLIISQLLYDGYINIANGLINEIKPQSVCAPSEQLLHLIKLGMENDDSAVQYAIGRSDTVAPGTGIDLEFDADVQTMSPEASEYETCYVTSHKGPCRVATYSRDGQLIATGSADASIKILDTERMLAKSAMPIEVMMNETAQQNMENHPVIRTLYDHVDEVTCLAFHPTEQILASGSRDYTLKLFDYSKPSAKRAFKYIQEAEMLRSISFHPSGDFILVGTQHPTLRLYDINTFQCFVSCNPQDQHTDAICSVNYNASANMYVTGSKDGCIKLWDGVSNRCITTFEKAHDGAEVCSAIFSKNSKYILSSGKDSVAKLWEISTGRTLVKYTGAGLSGRQVHRTQAVFNHTEDYVLLPDERTISLCCWDSRTAERRNLLSLGHNSIVRCIVHSPTNPGFMTCSDDYRARFWYRRSTTD from the exons GCACCCGCAAGGCATTCCTTGCTCACAATGTATAGAACAAAAGTAAGCTTGAAAGATCGTCAACAACTTTACAAACTGATTATTAGTCAATTGCTGTATGATGGATACATAAACATTGCCAATGGCCTGATAAATGAGATAAAACCACAATCAGTCTGCGCACCATCTGAACAACTGCTGCATCTGATTAAACTAG GAATGGAGAACGATGACAGCGCAGTTCAGTATGCAATTGGACGCTCCGATACAGTAGCTCCAGGAACAGGGATTGACTTAGAATTTGATGCAGATGTCCAGACTATGTCCCCCGAGGCTTCTGAATATGAGACCTGTTACGTCACATCTCATAAAGGACCATGTCGCGTAGCTACATATAGCAGAGATGGGCAGTTAATAGCTACAGGATCTGCTGATGCCTCAATAAAAATTCTTGATACAGAGAGAATGTTGGCAAAAAGTGCTATGCCCATCGAG GTCATGATGAATGAGACAGCACAGCAGAACATGGAAAATCATCCTGTTATTCGGACTCTATATGATCATGTGGATGAGGTTACATGTTTAGCTTTCCATCCAACAGAACAGATCCTGGCATCTGGTTCAAGGGACTATACGCTTAAATTGTTTGACTATTCAAAACCTTCTGCCAAAAGAGCCTTCAAGTATATCCAG GAAGCAGAAATGTTACGCTCCATCTCTTTTCATCCTTCTGGTGACTTCATACTTGTTGGTACCCAGCACCCTACCTTACGGCTTTATGATATCAATACATTCCAGTGTTTTGTGTCTTGCAATCCTCAAGATCAACACACCGATGCTATATGTTCAGTAAACTATAATGCAAGTGCTAACATGTATGTGACAGGAAGCAAGGATGGATGCATCAAATTATGGGATGGTGTTTCAAATCGATGTATCACTACTTTTGAGAAAGCACATGATGGGGCTGAAGTCTGTTCTGCCATCTTTTCCAAAAATTCAAAGTACATCCTGTCAAGTGGAAAAGATTCTGTAGCTAAACTATGGGAGATATCCACAGGTCGAACGCTGGTCAAATATACAG GAGCTGGTTTGAGTGGACGACAAGTACACAGAACGCAGGCAGTCTTTAACCACACAGAGGACTATGTGTTACTGCCTGATGAAAGGACCATAAGTCTCtgctgctgggactcaagaactgCAGAACGGCGAAATCTTCTGTCATTGGGGCATAACAGCATTGTCCGGTGTATTGTTCATTCTCCTACCAATCCTGGTTTCATGACATGCAGTGATGACTACAGAGCTCGATTTTGGTACCGAAGGTCAACCACAGACTAA
- the CSTF1 gene encoding cleavage stimulation factor subunit 1 isoform X2 encodes MYRTKVSLKDRQQLYKLIISQLLYDGYINIANGLINEIKPQSVCAPSEQLLHLIKLGMENDDSAVQYAIGRSDTVAPGTGIDLEFDADVQTMSPEASEYETCYVTSHKGPCRVATYSRDGQLIATGSADASIKILDTERMLAKSAMPIEVMMNETAQQNMENHPVIRTLYDHVDEVTCLAFHPTEQILASGSRDYTLKLFDYSKPSAKRAFKYIQEAEMLRSISFHPSGDFILVGTQHPTLRLYDINTFQCFVSCNPQDQHTDAICSVNYNASANMYVTGSKDGCIKLWDGVSNRCITTFEKAHDGAEVCSAIFSKNSKYILSSGKDSVAKLWEISTGRTLVKYTGAGLSGRQVHRTQAVFNHTEDYVLLPDERTISLCCWDSRTAERRNLLSLGHNSIVRCIVHSPTNPGFMTCSDDYRARFWYRRSTTD; translated from the exons ATGTATAGAACAAAAGTAAGCTTGAAAGATCGTCAACAACTTTACAAACTGATTATTAGTCAATTGCTGTATGATGGATACATAAACATTGCCAATGGCCTGATAAATGAGATAAAACCACAATCAGTCTGCGCACCATCTGAACAACTGCTGCATCTGATTAAACTAG GAATGGAGAACGATGACAGCGCAGTTCAGTATGCAATTGGACGCTCCGATACAGTAGCTCCAGGAACAGGGATTGACTTAGAATTTGATGCAGATGTCCAGACTATGTCCCCCGAGGCTTCTGAATATGAGACCTGTTACGTCACATCTCATAAAGGACCATGTCGCGTAGCTACATATAGCAGAGATGGGCAGTTAATAGCTACAGGATCTGCTGATGCCTCAATAAAAATTCTTGATACAGAGAGAATGTTGGCAAAAAGTGCTATGCCCATCGAG GTCATGATGAATGAGACAGCACAGCAGAACATGGAAAATCATCCTGTTATTCGGACTCTATATGATCATGTGGATGAGGTTACATGTTTAGCTTTCCATCCAACAGAACAGATCCTGGCATCTGGTTCAAGGGACTATACGCTTAAATTGTTTGACTATTCAAAACCTTCTGCCAAAAGAGCCTTCAAGTATATCCAG GAAGCAGAAATGTTACGCTCCATCTCTTTTCATCCTTCTGGTGACTTCATACTTGTTGGTACCCAGCACCCTACCTTACGGCTTTATGATATCAATACATTCCAGTGTTTTGTGTCTTGCAATCCTCAAGATCAACACACCGATGCTATATGTTCAGTAAACTATAATGCAAGTGCTAACATGTATGTGACAGGAAGCAAGGATGGATGCATCAAATTATGGGATGGTGTTTCAAATCGATGTATCACTACTTTTGAGAAAGCACATGATGGGGCTGAAGTCTGTTCTGCCATCTTTTCCAAAAATTCAAAGTACATCCTGTCAAGTGGAAAAGATTCTGTAGCTAAACTATGGGAGATATCCACAGGTCGAACGCTGGTCAAATATACAG GAGCTGGTTTGAGTGGACGACAAGTACACAGAACGCAGGCAGTCTTTAACCACACAGAGGACTATGTGTTACTGCCTGATGAAAGGACCATAAGTCTCtgctgctgggactcaagaactgCAGAACGGCGAAATCTTCTGTCATTGGGGCATAACAGCATTGTCCGGTGTATTGTTCATTCTCCTACCAATCCTGGTTTCATGACATGCAGTGATGACTACAGAGCTCGATTTTGGTACCGAAGGTCAACCACAGACTAA